Genomic segment of Staphylococcus muscae:
GACAGCTTATATGGAAGATAATCAACTTCTCAATATTCGTGTGGTCATTACACGTCCATCTAATGATCCAGCACTTTTTGATGCAACGATTAAGCACATTACACAACTCAAAGATAAAATTTCCGTTATTTTTGAATGTCATATTTATACATTGCGTCAAGTGTATGCGGAGAGCTTATTAGAGCAACTTGTTGATGAAGGATTGGAAGGAGAAGCACTGATCAAAGCCTTCAATCGAAAAATGCAATCAAAACCTCGCCTTAAAGATGAACGCCAGTAAGTATGATATATACTCCT
This window contains:
- a CDS encoding YwpF-like family protein, which produces MKTFKAVRFQIVSDNSSVTEYELIDGVIINKEDRGTGWLLEIVISDIHKEQMTAYMEDNQLLNIRVVITRPSNDPALFDATIKHITQLKDKISVIFECHIYTLRQVYAESLLEQLVDEGLEGEALIKAFNRKMQSKPRLKDERQ